A single region of the Rhodococcus sp. W8901 genome encodes:
- a CDS encoding electron transfer flavoprotein subunit alpha/FixB family protein, protein MAEVLVLVEHAEGALKKVSTELITAARALGEPAAVVTGPAGTAAKLADALAAAGAAKIYVAESDDIDGYLVTPKVDVLAGLVETAGPAAVVTAASTEGKEVAGRLAARIGSGLLSDVVEVKADGSAVHSIFGGAFTVEAKANGEVPVISVRPGAVEAQPQAAAGEQVVVEVPAQDESAVKVVSRAPIVGGDRPELTEASVVVSGGRGVGSADKFSVVEELADSLGAAVGASRAAVDSGYYPGQFQVGQTGKTVSPQLYIALGISGAIQHRAGMQTSKTIVAVNKDEEAPIFEIADFGVVGDLFNVAPQLTEAVKAHKG, encoded by the coding sequence ATGGCAGAAGTACTCGTGCTCGTCGAGCACGCCGAGGGTGCACTCAAGAAGGTCAGCACCGAGCTCATCACGGCCGCCCGCGCTCTCGGTGAGCCGGCTGCCGTCGTCACCGGCCCGGCCGGTACCGCCGCGAAGCTGGCCGACGCGCTGGCTGCCGCCGGTGCCGCGAAGATCTACGTCGCCGAGTCCGACGACATCGACGGCTACCTCGTGACCCCCAAGGTCGACGTCCTCGCCGGCCTGGTCGAGACCGCCGGCCCGGCCGCCGTCGTCACCGCCGCCAGCACCGAGGGCAAGGAAGTTGCCGGTCGCCTGGCAGCTCGCATCGGCTCCGGCCTGCTGTCCGACGTCGTCGAGGTCAAGGCCGACGGCAGCGCCGTCCACTCGATCTTCGGTGGCGCGTTCACCGTCGAGGCCAAGGCCAACGGCGAGGTTCCGGTCATCTCGGTCCGCCCGGGTGCCGTCGAGGCCCAGCCGCAGGCTGCTGCCGGCGAGCAGGTCGTCGTCGAGGTTCCGGCTCAGGACGAGAGCGCCGTCAAGGTCGTCTCGCGTGCCCCGATCGTCGGTGGCGATCGTCCGGAGCTCACCGAGGCGTCGGTCGTCGTCTCCGGTGGCCGTGGCGTCGGCAGCGCCGACAAGTTCTCGGTCGTCGAGGAGCTCGCCGATTCGCTCGGTGCCGCCGTCGGTGCATCGCGCGCCGCCGTCGACTCCGGCTACTACCCGGGCCAGTTCCAGGTCGGTCAGACCGGTAAGACGGTCTCGCCGCAGCTGTACATCGCGCTCGGCATCTCCGGTGCCATCCAGCACCGCGCCGGCATGCAGACCTCGAAGACCATCGTCGCGGTCAACAAGGACGAAGAGGCCCCGATCTTCGAGATCGCGGACTTCGGCGTCGTCGGCGACCTGTTCAACGTCGCACCGCAGCTCACCGAGGCTGTCAAGGCTCACAAGGGCTGA